ccacacacctTCTCAGATGAATCTAAGCATGCTCGCATCAATAACCAAGAGAGAGAAAGAAGAGAGCAGactagtattaaatataaatactatcagtggttttttttccccCCGACAAACATTATATGATTTAACTGAGCTACTTGTGGGTTCAAAGAGTCAGAAAGTACGACAATAAATGTTCTGATGAAGAAGACTGAAAAAGTTACTAGACTTAGTGTTATGCTATAAGAACTGTACTTAAATGGGATGCGTTAGAGAGAGAAGAAAAGAAGAATCACGGAAGAagggacatttatattttagacattttttatttgttatgtagtagaatatatttttttcaattatgtatggggaataaagtattactaagatgtacaacaattttagactctttttgaaaaatattggtggccctgaaaagggccgttgttaAGTGAGTAATCCGATATATCCACTTTTTACTTGGCAGCTTTCTGGGTCTTCTTTGGCAGAAGTACAGCCTGGATGTTTGGTAAAACACCTCCCTGGGCAATGGTGACACCAGACAAGAGTTTGTTCAACTCTTCGTCGTTTCTGATGGCCAACTGGAGATGACGGGGAATGATTCTGCTCTTCTTGTTGTCACGAGCGGCGTTTCCTGCCAACTCCAATACTTCAGCTGCTAAGTATTCTAAGACAGCTGCGAGGTACACTGGTGCACCGGCACCAACTCTCTCGGCATAGTTTCCTTTCCTCAAAAGTCTGTGGATACGACCGACTGGGAACTGAAGTCCGGCACGGGATGACCTAGACTTTGCCTTTGCTTTTGCTTTTCCTCCTTTTCCTCGTCCTGACATTTTGTACTATTTGGTTGATCGACACTGAGTAAAGTGatacaatttttcttcaaaatttagctTATATACCCACTAAACGGATTGaacgatgtttttattatacaccAATCAGAACGAAGCTCTCTGCGAGCAGTTAGGCTACCGAACATTCAACATGTTATGGGTG
This is a stretch of genomic DNA from Mytilus trossulus isolate FHL-02 chromosome 6, PNRI_Mtr1.1.1.hap1, whole genome shotgun sequence. It encodes these proteins:
- the LOC134722630 gene encoding histone H2A; this translates as MSGRGKGGKAKAKAKSRSSRAGLQFPVGRIHRLLRKGNYAERVGAGAPVYLAAVLEYLAAEVLELAGNAARDNKKSRIIPRHLQLAIRNDEELNKLLSGVTIAQGGVLPNIQAVLLPKKTQKAAK